A genomic window from Oculatellaceae cyanobacterium includes:
- a CDS encoding NAD(P)/FAD-dependent oxidoreductase, which produces MQQLRIVVVGGGAAGFFAAITCAETYPHAQVTLIEAGRELLGKVRISGGGRCNVTHACFDPAVLVQYYPRGNKALRGAFTRFQAKDTVAWFESHGVKLKTEPDGRMFPVTDNSETIVNCLIETAKAVGVKIRTGTPVSSILHQPSVSSTAPTERENEFEIKLKSGEVLKCDRLLLGTGSNPQGYRWAKDLGHTIEASVPSLFTFNIDDPRLQDLAGVSVESARVLLPVAKPVLEQTGALLITHWGLSGPAALKLSAWAARFLHNCDYKTPLVINWLPQYNPESLRKMLLAVKSQLPQRNIAANCPVPIPRRLWQSLITAVGIGAEDRWAGLSNKTLNQLIQELNQGQFLIKGKGVFKEEFVTCGGVKLKEVDFKTMESRCCPGLYFAGEILDIDGVTGGFNFQSAWTTAWLAGQAMGK; this is translated from the coding sequence GTGCAACAGTTACGAATCGTGGTAGTAGGTGGTGGGGCTGCTGGTTTTTTTGCAGCAATTACTTGTGCTGAAACTTACCCTCACGCCCAAGTCACATTAATAGAAGCTGGGCGCGAACTTCTGGGCAAAGTTCGTATTTCTGGGGGAGGTAGATGCAATGTTACCCATGCCTGCTTCGATCCGGCTGTTTTGGTGCAATATTATCCTAGAGGAAATAAAGCGCTTAGGGGTGCTTTTACTCGGTTTCAAGCCAAGGATACAGTTGCTTGGTTTGAGTCTCATGGGGTGAAACTGAAAACTGAACCGGATGGCAGGATGTTTCCGGTGACAGACAATTCAGAAACGATTGTAAATTGTTTAATTGAAACGGCTAAAGCAGTTGGAGTAAAAATTCGGACGGGGACACCTGTTAGTTCAATTTTGCACCAACCCTCGGTTTCATCCACCGCGCCAACGGAAAGGGAAAATGAATTTGAGATTAAATTGAAGTCGGGAGAAGTTTTAAAATGCGATCGCCTCCTCCTTGGCACTGGTAGTAATCCCCAAGGGTATCGCTGGGCAAAAGATTTGGGTCATACGATTGAAGCATCTGTTCCTTCTTTATTTACTTTTAATATTGACGACCCTCGTTTGCAAGATTTAGCTGGTGTCAGCGTTGAATCAGCGCGAGTGCTATTACCTGTGGCTAAACCTGTACTAGAACAAACTGGTGCTTTGCTGATTACTCATTGGGGTTTAAGTGGCCCTGCTGCCCTGAAACTCTCCGCTTGGGCTGCAAGATTTTTACACAATTGCGATTATAAAACACCGTTAGTAATTAATTGGCTTCCACAGTACAATCCAGAAAGCTTACGTAAGATGTTGCTGGCAGTTAAATCACAGTTACCGCAGCGCAATATTGCTGCTAATTGTCCAGTTCCTATTCCCCGTCGCCTTTGGCAAAGTTTGATTACGGCTGTTGGTATTGGTGCAGAAGATAGATGGGCTGGGTTATCGAATAAAACTTTAAATCAACTGATCCAAGAACTAAATCAAGGTCAATTTCTGATTAAAGGTAAGGGAGTATTTAAGGAAGAATTTGTTACTTGTGGCGGCGTGAAACTTAAGGAAGTAGATTTTAAGACGATGGAAAGCCGTTGCTGTCCAGGGCTTTATTTTGCTGGAGAAATTTTAGATATTGATGGAGTTACCGGAGGATTTAACTTTCAAAGTGCTTGGACAACAGCTTGGTTAGCTGGTCAAGCGATGGGAAAATAG
- the lpxD gene encoding UDP-3-O-(3-hydroxymyristoyl)glucosamine N-acyltransferase, producing MKFSEIVQKLDSVAGNSLISQPDINPDISGVAPIDTAKEGTLSYIEGGKFASQVGKTSASALILPKDEALQAQASERGIAWVVASDPRLLFARAIALFYQPFHPNPEIHPTAVIHPTAEIGNDVYIGAHVVIQAGVKIGNFVCIHPNVVIYPDVQIGDRTILHANCTIHERTQIGTGCVIHSGAVIGAEGFGFVPTPQGWFKMEQSGYTVLEDGVEVGCNSTIDRPAVGDTRVGRNTKIDNLVHIGHGCQIGQNCALAGQVGMAGGVKVGNQVLLAGQVGIANQAYIGDGAIATAKAGIHNDIEPGAIVTGVPAIPHKVFVKAAAIYSRLPEMYQTLRKLQRNSH from the coding sequence ATGAAATTTAGTGAAATTGTACAAAAACTTGATAGTGTTGCTGGCAATAGTCTGATATCTCAACCAGATATTAATCCTGATATTTCAGGCGTAGCACCGATTGATACTGCTAAAGAAGGGACTCTCAGCTATATAGAAGGCGGAAAGTTTGCTTCTCAGGTGGGTAAAACCTCTGCAAGTGCTTTGATTTTGCCCAAGGATGAGGCGTTACAAGCACAAGCTAGTGAACGCGGTATTGCCTGGGTAGTAGCATCAGATCCACGATTGTTATTTGCTCGTGCGATCGCACTTTTCTATCAACCTTTCCACCCAAATCCCGAAATACACCCAACTGCTGTGATTCATCCTACTGCCGAAATCGGTAATGATGTTTACATTGGCGCTCATGTGGTGATACAAGCAGGCGTAAAAATTGGGAATTTTGTGTGTATTCACCCCAATGTAGTAATCTATCCAGATGTACAAATAGGCGATCGCACTATCTTACACGCCAATTGCACTATCCACGAACGTACGCAAATAGGGACAGGTTGTGTGATTCATAGTGGTGCTGTGATTGGTGCAGAAGGATTTGGTTTTGTACCCACACCTCAAGGTTGGTTCAAAATGGAGCAATCTGGCTACACCGTGTTAGAAGATGGGGTAGAAGTTGGTTGTAATAGTACTATTGATCGTCCAGCAGTCGGAGATACGCGGGTTGGGCGTAATACAAAAATTGATAACTTAGTACATATTGGTCACGGTTGCCAAATTGGTCAAAACTGTGCATTAGCCGGACAAGTTGGGATGGCGGGGGGTGTTAAAGTTGGCAATCAAGTTTTGTTAGCGGGGCAAGTTGGGATAGCGAATCAGGCATATATTGGAGATGGTGCGATCGCTACTGCTAAAGCTGGTATCCATAATGACATTGAACCTGGGGCAATAGTAACAGGCGTTCCTGCCATTCCCCACAAAGTATTTGTTAAGGCAGCCGCTATTTATAGTCGTCTGCCTGAAATGTATCAAACCCTAAGAAAATTGCAGCGAAATAGTCATTAA
- a CDS encoding transposase has translation MDNRGVGQKELYRHNTALRAEFPFVKALNSHACQVAVERAYTSIARFYDNCKKSVLRKKGYPKFKKNCRSVEYKTSGWSLSQTRKQITFTDKKGIGKLKLKGTWDLNFYQLDQIKRVRLVRRADGYYVQFLIKAENKVDSQPTGKNIGLDVGIKEFYTDSNGHAEPNPKFYRVGEKRLKFCQRRVSKKNIGSANRKKAINRLGRVHLKISRQREEHAKRVACCVIQSNDLVAYEDLRIKNLVKNHCLAKSINDAGWYQFRSAIR, from the coding sequence ATGGATAACCGAGGGGTGGGACAAAAGGAGTTGTATCGCCACAACACAGCATTGAGAGCAGAGTTTCCTTTTGTCAAAGCGTTGAACTCTCACGCCTGTCAAGTTGCTGTTGAAAGAGCGTATACCTCAATTGCTCGGTTCTACGACAACTGTAAAAAGTCTGTTCTAAGGAAAAAGGGTTATCCAAAATTCAAAAAGAACTGCCGTTCAGTGGAGTACAAGACCTCTGGATGGTCACTTTCCCAAACTAGGAAGCAAATTACCTTCACAGACAAGAAAGGCATTGGCAAGCTCAAACTCAAGGGGACGTGGGATTTAAACTTCTACCAACTCGATCAGATAAAACGGGTTAGATTGGTTCGTCGTGCGGATGGTTACTACGTTCAGTTTTTAATCAAGGCTGAGAACAAAGTAGACTCGCAACCGACAGGTAAAAACATTGGTCTAGACGTAGGAATCAAGGAGTTTTATACCGATAGTAATGGTCACGCTGAGCCTAATCCCAAGTTTTATCGAGTTGGTGAGAAACGATTGAAATTCTGCCAACGTCGCGTTTCTAAAAAAAATATTGGCTCCGCTAACCGTAAAAAAGCCATTAATAGACTAGGGCGAGTACACCTCAAAATAAGTAGACAACGTGAAGAACACGCTAAGAGAGTAGCATGTTGCGTTATCCAATCTAACGATTTGGTCGCCTACGAAGACTTGAGGATTAAGAACTTAGTCAAAAATCATTGTCTCGCCAAGTCTATTAATGATGCGGGTTGGTATCAATTCAGGAGTGCGATTCGTTGA
- the pseB gene encoding UDP-N-acetylglucosamine 4,6-dehydratase (inverting) gives MFDRKTILITGGTGSFGKQCVRTLLSRYQPQKIIIYSRDELKQYEMAQEFNAPAMRYFIGDVRDVGRLRLAMRGVDYVIHAAALKHIPAAEYNPMECIKTNIQGANNVIDVAIEQEVEKVIALSTDKAANPINLYGATKLAADKLFVAANNIVGQLRTRFSVVRYGNVVGSRGSVVPFFQKLVQDRATEIPITDPRMTRFWITLQQGVDLVLKSFERMQGGEIFVPKLPSMKVTDLAEALAPGIPTKIIGIRPGEKLHEVMCPAETANLTLEFQDHYVILPSIEFAHEVDFSCNALSEKGKAVAEGFVYSSDNNTDWMTHAQLLDMLKP, from the coding sequence ATGTTTGATCGCAAAACTATTTTAATTACAGGTGGCACAGGTTCTTTTGGCAAGCAATGTGTAAGAACCTTGTTAAGTCGATATCAACCTCAAAAAATTATTATTTACTCACGGGATGAGTTAAAGCAGTATGAAATGGCGCAGGAATTTAATGCTCCGGCGATGCGCTATTTTATTGGTGATGTGCGGGATGTCGGTCGTCTACGTTTAGCTATGCGTGGGGTAGATTATGTAATTCATGCAGCCGCTCTCAAGCATATCCCTGCTGCTGAATATAACCCGATGGAGTGTATAAAAACTAATATTCAGGGAGCTAATAATGTTATTGATGTTGCCATAGAACAAGAAGTAGAAAAAGTTATTGCTTTATCAACAGATAAGGCAGCTAACCCAATTAATTTGTATGGAGCAACAAAGTTGGCGGCGGATAAGTTATTTGTTGCTGCTAATAATATTGTTGGTCAATTAAGAACTAGATTTTCTGTAGTTCGTTATGGCAATGTTGTTGGTTCTCGCGGTTCAGTTGTGCCATTTTTTCAAAAACTTGTCCAAGACAGAGCTACTGAGATTCCGATTACAGATCCGCGGATGACACGTTTTTGGATTACGCTTCAGCAAGGCGTTGATTTAGTCCTTAAAAGCTTTGAAAGAATGCAGGGGGGGGAAATATTTGTACCAAAACTACCTTCGATGAAGGTAACAGATTTAGCTGAAGCTTTAGCGCCTGGAATACCGACAAAGATTATCGGTATTCGACCAGGAGAAAAACTGCATGAGGTGATGTGTCCAGCAGAGACAGCTAACTTAACTTTAGAGTTTCAAGATCACTATGTGATTCTGCCAAGTATTGAATTTGCTCACGAAGTTGATTTTAGCTGTAATGCTCTAAGCGAAAAAGGTAAAGCTGTTGCCGAGGGGTTTGTATATAGTTCTGATAACAATACAGACTGGATGACACACGCTCAACTGCTGGATATGCTGAAGCCATGA